The genomic region TGAAAGTAAATGAAGGATTTTTACCTCTCTCAGATATCTTTTGTATCTCTGCTTTGCAAAAATGCTCAAGTTTCTCTTTCAGATGAGAGACACATTTTCCTACATCATCAAATAAGATGGAAGAATTGAGAGCAAGCCGGAATGAGAACAAAGATCCAAAGACACGGAGAGACTGGAAACCCTACACAGtgaaacacattaaaataaatactcctttttttcatcaaaaacacaaataaCATTACTGACTCCTAAAAGTGACAATAAAATGAGTGAAATTGAAAGGACAAGACCACACAAAAAGAAATTGTCCTGTTTTTCATCTCTGTTACCTGGAGGAAATGGATGTGATCCTCTGTGTGTGAAAGCTTCTCCAGCTCAGCGTCTCTCCTCCTCAGATCAGCAATCTCCTGCTCCAGTCGCTCCAAGAGTCCTTCAGCTCGGCTCACTGCAGCCTTTTCCTGATCTCTGATCAGCTGTGTCACCTCAGAGCGGCTTCTCTCAATGGAGCGGATCAGCTTAGTAAAGATTCTCTCACTGTCCTCCACTGCTGACTGTGCAGAGCGCTGTTaggacacacagagagaggatcATCAGCTCTTACTGGTACCTCACACAGCCTGTTACCCACAGTTCAGTGGGACTGGAAATTGCTCCAGCACTGGGCTCCTCACTGACTGATTGGAGGAGAGTCCTAACTGAGTGTGAAACAGCTCTTCCAGCAGCCAGCAGTTGTTCTTCTGCTCAAAACTCACCTTGTGAAACTCCACAGCCTCTCTCAGCTCCTGAAGCTCCTtctttctctgctggattttCTGCTGGTTTGTTTTCTGTGTCGCCTCTAACTGTATCTGCTGGGAAATGTAACTGTTCAATACATGAGTCTCTGGTATAGGGGTACCATTTGTGCCACTCAATCAATTTAAAATCAACTACACAATCATTTCAATATggcacccaaatgacaatagccaaatcatactattcatgtgttacacttggtatagtttacttccatgttgtttcttcatcaaatagcaatgtcaaatgtaaatcaagtcaatcactgaaacaatagTGCCACCTTAAGttacaaatagcatgtataatatggaTGTGTAAGCATATAAGATACTGATCTTTATCTTATAAAAAGTGTTACACAAAAAAATGCCTAAATtgcatttattatataaaaatgtatttttttttataatggtgtatagggtcattagagaccctaggtactGTATGTAATagggtattttattttattttttgcctaaGGAATACTGAAGTGGTATGGGTGCAAcaccaaaaaatggatgaggtacatggggtggaatgaggtgctgggtcactaaagacccgaggtctTTAAgggttaatacattttttatttgtttatcgcTTATCTAAAGTCCAATTAACTTTTTGCTGCCAGGGCCAGGCCACTCTGTTATGTTTTCAAGGGGGGCCAGAGTGAGCCAACAGTATTTATGTCACAGAGATTATTCTTCTTTTATTTCATGGATTAATTTGACAATTAAAATCCATTTACAGCACATGATTTTAATACTGTTAACTTTATTGTATGTATACATTTCTTAGCAATTTGCTTAAAGGTAGGCCTTCTTTGTCATTGTATACATGATATCTCTGTTCACTGACGTGTGAATGTCAAGACATGAAGAAGAGGGTAAGATCCAGTCATTTCAACAGAACATTCATTATactctgatcagccacaacattaaaaccacctgcctaatattgtgtaggtctccctcgtgccgccaaaacagtgccaacccgcatctcagaatggcatcttctcaccacaattgtacagagcagttatctaagttactatagactttgtcagtttgaaccagtctggccattttctgttgacctctctcatcaacaaggcgtttccgtccgcagaactgcccctcactgtttttttgttgttgttgttgttgttttttttgcatcatttggagtaaattctagagactgttgtgcgtgaaaatcccaggagatcagcagttacagaaatactcaaaccagcccatctggcaccaacaatcatccatgtgatgatctaatcagccaatcatgtggcagcagtgcagtgcataaaatcatgcagatacaggtcaggagcttcagttaatgttcacatcaagcatcagaatggggaaaaaatatgatctcagtgatttcaaccgtggcatgattgttggtgccggatgggctggtttgagtatttttgtaactgctgatatcctgggattttcacacatgtGAAATTGTTAGCCTACAATAGAAAagcatacaccaatcagccacaacattaaaaccacctgcctaatattgtgtaggtccccgtcGTGCCGCCAAAaaagcaccaacccgcatctcagaatagcagaaatgttacattttagccTGCTTAGTCTTAGATCAGTGGCTCAAAGAACTTGTAATAAGTAGGCCTACTCTATCCAGTATGGTGATGATTTTGATTAATCTCAGTGACGGGTCTTTTtaatctgttcaccaaaaagatttgctCAGATGTCGCCAAATGGCCGTCTTTTATGCTTTGAACTAGGAAAAAGCAGGGTTATTCACGAACGGAAAAAGTCTGattatcatttattaaaatttgcgtCTAAATTCTACAAAGAGatttcagcactgcagagtgtttaagaATCATAAGCGTTTCCATAcatatgacaacaaagcatatctatcatactgtgaactgctgagcatgacttttatcaagctatacataAATagacaatactagcctaaaaaataattaagaGTTTCAATAAAGTCTGTATGCTATTGTAATAAGTTGTTTATCACTccattttattcataattaattttCTTGTTGAATGAGAAACCACTCGCCTCCTCTCGTTTAGTTGTTCAGctacggaagctctgaaccgcacCGTGGAAAAAAGAGAAGCGGCGCGTCCGTGGCCGGTGCATCTTGGGCGTTGTGGGCGTCAGAGGAAAGTTCAAGTGCGGGCAACATTATGTTAATGAGCTTTGACGCGGTTCAGCGGCAACCTATTGGAATATAGAAGTTCTCTAGCGAAGTCTAGAGAACACAACAGTGTAAACTTTGGTTCCTACCAAACAATAGTTCCGAAGACAAAATGGAGGAGAAACTAATTATTGCCATTGCGGGTTTTCCCGTAATATACGACCTGTCCCTGTTTGCTTACAGGgatataaataaaagaaaaaacaatgcgtggacattatataatattatatataatatattgcatgCTAATTTTGGTGCCATAGCATGCAAAACCGTGCTGCCTGATCAATCGGTAACACATTTATACCATCAGcgtttgtctttttatatttaattactttctgcCATCGATCAATTTCTTGAGGATATACGCTACTTGTGATAGGTCGGCAAAAAGATACCGGTCGACATGTCTGGATGTTTtgcggcccctttaaatatagttcACAAAACCAAGCATTCCATCGAACGTTGCCGCCTATTTCAACTACGTCAGAGCGTCCACGAATCTTCGATAGCGTTGTTGGCAGGGCAGCCAGAGCGAATTTTGACGCTCTCGCTTCCTCTGGTCTGAACGCACagttacatggtggaagcgaacATCTCGCTGACTCTCTCGCGAGATGTGACTCGCGCTGTCTCGCACGCGATTGGCTGTTCGCTTCATTCATGTGAACGCGCACGTGAACTAATCATATCCTCAGAATCAAACTCGGAATTAAATAGAGAAAGTTGGTAACGAGCATTTTACCACTTAACCCTaatgaagcctgattggatttgattagttttgtcaaactaaaaccaatcctggaCCAACAGACCTTCTGTGTAAACAGTAACAATTGTTTTAtcaagctgctttttttttttgttgtttttaaaaaaaataatataggcctattcttgacacatatcagcctatgatgctttagtgttgcaaataaaataattcaacatGCGATTTGTAATCGCCAGCTCCCACTCAAACCAATGAATGGCCCCCTCAATTCAAACATTGACCAGTACAATCAGTTCTTTCATAAATGAGACGTCTTATCCCGTTCATACTGTAACGACCAACTCGTGATCAGTGAAGGGGCGTATTCGTTAACCGGGTGAAACCACTGATATGCTCCTTAACAGCTTGCACTCGAATACTATTGGCTCATGCTTTGGTCAGTCTTACAGGCATGacaagccaccaaagcagtctcgtgTTTGCAGTGCAGGCTGGTCaaaacatgtggcaagcacggtTCCACGGGCCGGTCAAAACATTTCGGAGGACCGTATTCAGCCTGTGGGACATAGTTTAGGAACCCCTGCTCATAAAGGAGGCAGCACCCAATCTATTGTTGTCATTCCTTGCCTAGAAATGATCCAGACcaggggcggagctagggggtggccaccccactcgcaattgccgtttggtcattttttgtcttgggcacaatttaattagtctttctacaccaacaaccaccATCCTCATCACATAAGTTGCTTTTCTATAAGTATTAGTATTAGCATGCTAACATCTGCTCATACCTGTTTCTCAGTCCTCTCTTCTGCAGCTAATACAGTCTCATGGTTTTTATGTTCATCCATCATGCACAGATAACATATACACTGCTGATCAGTACGACAGTAAACCTCCAGCAGTTTATTATGTTGAGGGCAGATCATCTCCTGAAGTTGTCTAGTTGCATCCATCAAATTGTGTCTCTTACTTTTGAAGAGCTTCTCATGTTGTTCAAGGTGATTTTGACAGTAAGAGTTCAGACACACCAGACAGGACTTAACAGCTTTACATTTTCTCCCAGTACAAACGTCACACTCCACATCTTCAGGTCCAGAATAACATTGAGCAGAACAAGCAGCTTGAAGTTCTGTCTTGAGTTTCTCCACCACTTCAGCCAGCATGGTGTTTTTACCTAAAACAGGTCTTGGAGTGAAGGTCTGTCTGCACTGAGGACAACTGTAGACTCCCTTCTGATCATCCTGATCCCAGTAGACTGTAATGCAGCTCATACAATAACTGTGTCCACAGGGAATGGCCACTGGATTTTTCAGAAGGTCAAGACAGATCGGACAGCTGAACTGGTCCTCAGCCCATAAAATCCTGGCCTCTGCCATTTtactgcacacacatacagcagctCACCAACAACCCTTAGGACTGTAAAACACAAAGAAAGTGAAGCACAACTAGCTAAATCCCACACGCAGAACATCAGGAAGTAGGGAtaagtttcattttcattttcattgaagGTAGGAGTGGCTAACAGTGGGAGAAAGAGATTGGATGAAATTAGCTGACTTAAACTTACACATGTGTAGAGTTATTAAATATTGCCATTGTACTTAAAGGCAATATGGCATCCTGTAAAGGGGATACATAGCCTTGAGCAGGTGTGTGTGAATTTGTAGTGAATGCACAATTTGGACTGTTCTGTTCTCGACATCAAATTCTGTTTCtattcaaaaatgtgtttgtttacatttgaagtcTACATATTGTTACTgtaaacatacaggtgcatctcaataaattagaatgtcgtggaaaagttcagttatttcagtaattcaactcaaattgtgaaactcgtgtattaaataaattcaatgcacacagactgaagtagtttaagtctttggttcttttaattgtgatgattttggctcacatttaacaaaaacccaccaattcactatctcaaaaaattagaatatggtgacatgccaatcagctaatcaactcaaaacacctgcaaaggtttcctgagccttcaaaatgctctctcagtttggttcactaggctacacaatcatggggaagactgctgatctgacagttgtccagagaacaatcattgacacccttcacaaggagggtaagccacaaacattcattgccacagagtgctgtatccaagcatgttaacagaaagttgagtggaaggaaaaagtgtggaagaaaaagatgcacaaccaaccgagagaaccgcagccttatgattgtcaagcaaaatcgattcaagaatttgggtgaacttcacaaggaatggactgaggctggggtcaaggcatcaagagccaccacacacagacgtgtcaaggaatttggctacagttgtcgtattcctcttgttaagccactcctgaaccacagacaacgtcagaggcatcttacctgggctaaggagaagaagaactggactgttgcccagtgttccaaagtcctcttttcagatgagagcaagttttgtatttcatttggaaaccaaggtcctagagtctggaggaagggtggagaagctcatagcccaagttgcttgaagtccagtgttaagtttccacagtctgtgatgatttggggtgcaatgtcatctgctggtgttggtccattgtgttttttgaaaaccaaagtcactgcacccgtttaccaagaaattttggagcacttcatgcttccttctgctgaccagctttttaaagatgctgatttcattttccagcaggatttggcacctgcccacactgccaaaagcaccaaaagttggttaaatgaccatggtgttggtgtgcttgactggccagcaaactcaccagacctgaaccccatagagaatctatggggtattgtcaagaggaaaatgagaaacaagagactaaaaaatgcagatgagctgaaggccactgtcaaagaaacctgggcttccataccacctcagcagtgccacaaactgatcaccttcctgccatgccgaattgaggcagtaattaaagcaaaaggagcccctaccaagtattgagtacatatacagtaaatgaacatactttccagaaggccaacaattcactaaaaatgttttttttactggtcttatgatgtattctaattttttgagatagtgaattggtgggtttttgttaaatgtgagccaaaatcatcacaattaaaagaaccaaagacttaaactacttcagtctgtgtgcattgaatttatttaatacacgagtttcacaatttgagttgaattactgaaataactgaacttttccacgacattctaatttattgagatgcacctgtattatgtTCACTCTGCTGCCCAATgttggatttaaaggaatattccgggttcagtaccagttaagctcaatcgacaacatttgtggcataatgttgattgcaaccaaagtctttctagcaagtcagtccactgtcggccatcttcggaatgctctcgggaggctatttccagtcatgccagtgcagcttctatctacttgaatgggagaacaccgaaatctcaaaaatggttggtcaagattacgatcaaaggacatatttcaaatcagcaataaaatttgataatattggaatcataaattgtgcttctttacctcatattacgctaaaacacacaATGTTCctgtcttgtatagctaatgtgcatgcgcattagcgagttcattgacaggcgatgtctgtatctaaaaggtgattggctcttttacttgtaaggtgagacttcctttctacatccgttgaccgttgggcgctagagACTCTTGGTTGGGTGTTGCAATTTcccctattcatttaaatagaactGGCTAAATATTCTCTGTTACAACAAAAAATCATTTACACTCACCCCaccttctctttaaaaaaaaaaaaaagcaaaaatctatgttacagtgaggcacaatggaagttaatgggacccatttttggagggtttaaaggcacaaatgtgaaggttatacttttataaaagcactaatgttaattattctgttaaaactcatgtattatttgagttaagttgtttaaatcatcattttagggtttgttgacattacattgtcatggcaacaaagttgtaaaatcggatataactttacacagaaaaggttagtaagcaattttatcacactgaaatcatgttaatacacatattgtttaatttcttgtggctatacttgtgaaACAGTGAGTATCTTAACGTTTatcgattggccccattcacttccattgtaagtgcctcactgtaacccagaattatgctttttttaaaggaaaggaggggcaagtcaaaataaatttttgtggtaatcagcattatgccacaaatgctgctgattgagcttaacttgtattgaacccagattattcctttaatatgtatATGTCTGTGAAACCTCTCCATACTCGCCCCTTGGTCACATACTTCTTTTTCCCATACAGTACCAGGACAGAGGTTAGAAATAGTCACTGACATGATTTCACCTTATTATAGTGAAGCGTGTCACTGATATAAGATTTCTTATTTTACCTACTGTATTAATCTCATGATAAGGTTAAATTTAAATGAACCAAGCCCCAGCTTTAATGCAGATTAAAAGTGCATTTAATGAGAGTGACTAATGAGATTTATACTCATTACATGTAAAATGGACAGAGATAGCTCATTTTATTGAGACTTCCTATTTTCAGTTACAAACCGGTTCTTGGGAGTAAAATTAAATAGATCTACAGGACGATCATGACTAATAATCAATCCAaaaacataagatacacataaaagTTATTATTTATGATATTTAGTCTATTCATCTCTGCTTTTGGTTCACTATCAATTGTGACAACACCCTGGTGTCTTTCATCACTTCTGGTGGTATAACACTTGGAAAAACACACCTGTTCACCACTTCCATAAACTAATCCTAAATCTACTAAATGTTTACTCAAATTATGAATGTGATGTTATGCAAATGTGCAATGAAACCATTTACTGTAAATAAGCAAACTACTACCActcaaaggtttggacacacttgacagaATTGGTTTCTGTTCCAGTTATGTAAGCaaagcaaaataataaaaaaagaagcaaaacataataaaagaaatttaaatattaacattaataatataattattaatatagaagtaatattaataaaattatttaatagcTTTTATGACATCGATATTACTCTAAAATGTtggaatagtaataataaagaatatattGGTGTGTCCAAGCTGTTTTTGACTGGTGCTGTATTACTGTTtaatggaaaaacaacacaatgcCTCCAAATCatacttccattttttttttatttgcattacagtaaataAATTTACACTTTCAATATTATTTGTGCGATTTGTGTCAAGGATGATTTTTCCACATTCATTCTTTACATTTACACTATATTATTACATTAATCTGATAAGAAAAGAATATCTGGCATGTcttatttaaaatacagaagCTCAGCTGTAGTATTACTGATTCATCATGGAACATACAGATATGTGATATAGATTATTATTTGTAGAATCTCTCTAACATCTATTGTGTTAGATCACACAGTTTCACTAATGATCCTGTATGTATCCAAAACCCAGGATAGAGAGGCTGAGTGAATGTGGTGTGGACTCTGTGGATGAGGGTCATTGTGTCAGACACACTGTAGAAGGAAAGAGTTCCTGCACTGTGATCCACATACACTCCGATTCTAGAGGATGTAGAGTCTACAGAGAGTACATTATCTATGTTATTGTGCAAGAATGAGCTACTGGACTCCAGGACTGATCATTATTTCTAAATGCACAATTATCACCATTCCCATTCCTGCTGATGCTCTTATATGACACTGATGTATCCGCCCCTTGACTACCACTCCACTCAGTCTGTCTGGATGATCGGGATACGGCTGGATGGTGTCAGTGTAAGTAATCACTCTGTTCTCCTCTGACGGAGGAAATTACTTGTTGTGTTTTTATCCAGAGTGAACTGATGGAAATCTAACGGAGATAAAACACATAATATGCattatcatatttaaaaaaatctgtctttcaaatcttaataaaaatgttttaaaaaaaaaagtatttggatcttacaataaatttttttttgagtTTGACAGCATTCATATTGATTAAATAGCAAAAGCCAtgtgaagattttttttattttttcctcctgtGTCACCTCCAGCTGTGTCTGCTGGGAAAGTTGACTTCAATATATGTGTTTATGGATCTATaactttcaaatatattttcacaaATGTTTCTCCATATTAAGTCTGATTCAGttaatattacaatttaataattttgttcagtacatttctaaaatctgaTGATGTTCAAATTGATGACATTGTGATTTATATTAATATGTGCATTGGATTCCTAATATCAGATCATATGTGTTTCTCAGTCCTCTCTTCTGCAGCTGATACAGTTTCATGGTTTTTATGTTCATCGATCATGCACGGATAACATATACATTGCTGATCAGTATGGCAGTAAACCTCTAGCAGTTTATCATGTTGAGGGCAGATCATCTGCAGTCGTCCAGTGTCATCCATCAGATTGTGTCTCTTACTTTTGAAGAGATTCTTATGTTGTTCAAGGTGATTTTGAGTTCCGACACACCAGACAGGACTTGACCGCTTTGTTTTTTGTCTCAGTACAAACGTCACACTTCACATCTGCAGGTTAACCATTACATTGATCAGGACGAGCAGCTTgaaattttttcttcttcagtttcTCCACCACTTCAGCCAGCATGGTATTTTACCTAAAACAGGTCTTGGGGTGAAGGTCTGTCTGCACTGAGGACAACTGTAAACTTTCTTCTGATCATCCTgatcctaataataataacaataataataataatccagatcatccgtccagATTCTGTTGGACCTTtttgcagcctttgacacagtcaaccatcagatcttactctccaccctctcctcgctgggcatcacaggaactgtgcttgactggtttaactcctatctctcaggtaggtccttcaaggtagcctggagaggtgaggtatccaagccacatcagctacttactggagtacctcaaggatcagtgcttgggccacttctcttctctatgtacacaacatcactccaactccatccgtgaagctggcacactctctgtcttcaaaaaacgactaaaaacacatcttttccatgagcacttaaccagtcattaataaaaaaaaa from Myxocyprinus asiaticus isolate MX2 ecotype Aquarium Trade chromosome 5, UBuf_Myxa_2, whole genome shotgun sequence harbors:
- the LOC127440290 gene encoding E3 ubiquitin/ISG15 ligase TRIM25-like isoform X2 — encoded protein: MAEARILWAEDQFSCPICLDLLKNPVAIPCGHSYCMSCITVYWDQDDQKGVYSCPQCRQTFTPRPVLGKNTMLAEVVEKLKTELQAACSAQCYSGPEDVECDVCTGRKCKAVKSCLVCLNSYCQNHLEQHEKLFKSKRHNLMDATRQLQEMICPQHNKLLEVYCRTDQQCICYLCMMDEHKNHETVLAAEERTEKQIQLEATQKTNQQKIQQRKKELQELREAVEFHKRSAQSAVEDSERIFTKLIRSIERSRSEVTQLIRDQEKAAVSRAEGLLERLEQEIADLRRRDAELEKLSHTEDHIHFLQGFQSLRVFGSLFSFRLALNSSILFDDVGKCVSHLKEKLEHFCKAEIQKISERVSHIKIIPTTEPEIRQRFLQYSCKLTLDKNTVNKNLRLSEGNKVITYTERVQPYPDHPDRFDGCVQVLCRESVCGRCYWEVEWSGWVDISVSYKSINRKGQGVECRFGSNDQSWSLYCSESRCSFWHNNIETELPVVSSSSRIGVYVDHSAGTLFFYSISDTMTLIHRVHTTFTQPLYRGFWVDEGSVVKLCDLTQ
- the LOC127440290 gene encoding E3 ubiquitin/ISG15 ligase TRIM25-like isoform X1, yielding MAEARILWAEDQFSCPICLDLLKNPVAIPCGHSYCMSCITVYWDQDDQKGVYSCPQCRQTFTPRPVLGKNTMLAEVVEKLKTELQAACSAQCYSGPEDVECDVCTGRKCKAVKSCLVCLNSYCQNHLEQHEKLFKSKRHNLMDATRQLQEMICPQHNKLLEVYCRTDQQCICYLCMMDEHKNHETVLAAEERTEKQQIQLEATQKTNQQKIQQRKKELQELREAVEFHKRSAQSAVEDSERIFTKLIRSIERSRSEVTQLIRDQEKAAVSRAEGLLERLEQEIADLRRRDAELEKLSHTEDHIHFLQGFQSLRVFGSLFSFRLALNSSILFDDVGKCVSHLKEKLEHFCKAEIQKISERVSHIKIIPTTEPEIRQRFLQYSCKLTLDKNTVNKNLRLSEGNKVITYTERVQPYPDHPDRFDGCVQVLCRESVCGRCYWEVEWSGWVDISVSYKSINRKGQGVECRFGSNDQSWSLYCSESRCSFWHNNIETELPVVSSSSRIGVYVDHSAGTLFFYSISDTMTLIHRVHTTFTQPLYRGFWVDEGSVVKLCDLTQ